cattttttatttttaatttggccccaaaatttgtcgcgattttcaatttagtccccactgATGTGCTGCGTTTTGATGGGAAGGAATAATTGCTATTTCGGTCCCCCTATGTTTTGCGCGCGTTCAAATAAGCCCCTTTCTTTTGTTCTATTTCGAAATTCGCCCCAAAACTtcattttttaattcaattttgtcccttttttactttttctcattattttattttaattttaattttatgaatactattatattttattactattattattatatttattatttattagcattagtattatttttgcttaatacttatatgtatatatattatatagtattattaatattttttgttattattattttcttaatattatattatgtatatattcttttaatatattaggtatattttaaattctatattacgtgtatatatatatattttatactatattatgtttatattcttaaatattattaattatatattttcatattatcatatatatttatatgtctagtattatattacatatatactttaaacgctatatcaaataattatatattatatacggtttttcttaaatattatattatatatatttaaatgctaatactatgtatatataatttcaatatatatatatgtttacgtATATATAGTgttactaattttcttttattatttttatttttcctgtaCATATTGTCGCTTATatattcttattattactatatctattatttattagtattttactattactattattagtattatttttaatcaatactcatatgtatatattatgttttataatactatatttttaataccatatacATTGTGTATATTCTTAATACTATATAttgcatatatattttaattgtaacgccccaattttcaggaatcttgtgaatgttggcataggtttaattatgttagtgggcctctagaaggtccaagcttaagatagaacccgcaattttagttaatttttgttccataagaaaaaggggtgaaattatgaaatagaacctatgtgaaaatgtttgaaaatgctataggctaaattgaagtggccaaataaataggagtgcagaataggaggatttgcatgacaaacctcccattttacatgaagtggctagccatcatgttgttgtagacaatatgagcacttgatatccataattcatggtacaaattgataatgggttaggtaaatgttccatgataatggattaggtaaatattccatgataatgggttaggtaaatgttccatgataatggtttaggtaaatgttccatgatgggcatttcatgtcttttgtataaagaattaaatggatgaaatatgaaattttattaaaagaaaaaggggtgaaaagaacaaagttttgtccatctttgttcatcatagcctaaagttagagaagagaaatgagaggagaaagctcttgaatgttcggtcacttggggaagaaaattgaaggtgagttcatggtagtttgcttctatcttgatgttcatgagttcttcttgattctaccttaactcttgaagcatattttggtttttggttgtgttgtgagcatttggtcatgaattaaaatgaaggaaatggttgttgtttcatgttcttttgatgaaaaatggaagatatgtgaagttgagccaaacaaatgagcatgcatgtgcttagatgctaaggggaaaaatcggctaatatgttgtgctttaaaatgatgaaatggagattatacttaagtaaaatcatagatatgtgatgattgattggtgatatacatgtttaaataacatgcatgcaagataggtgtatgaaagagtgatttggtaataaatctgcttgggacagcagcagtaacgtgactttggaaaatcaccataaattgtgagagatgagttagaatctacataaattatgtaattaaagcttaatgagtctagtttaaaattgaataaacaagaacatattttgaattctgtacaatgagaaatttgattcgtaatgaagagtggtcagattagttaaacagtgaaacatgggaaactttgagaaaaatctggtatttattggctaaaccaaaaattctgaaaattttatggatagaagatatatgagtctattttcagggaaaattaacggcatgtgatttggagttttgtagctccagttataaatgatttagtgactattgctcaggaagacagcttgcagtgaaattatgattatgtggtaaacattgacaaaaatttgttaatgagttgcttattgatttcttataaccttactatgatctgtaggtgtggttggccgaatattgtaaggggttaatacgtagtttgtatttgaatagttagattaacgtgttagtaatccagttgtaggcggttcgtgtgtggatctcgtcagaatatcgtcgcaaacaggtgtgtaactaacaccctctttcttagtctggatcggcaaaagtcgaaaagccgaaatgccgaaaatcggtattttgtagatttacgagtgtgcgaatgctcgtgaggtaaatcgattaatgtttttggtaagctgcaaaatttggactgtaaAGTGCACgatttttgtgccctcgatatttttgggctttatgggccaaaatttgaatgatgggccaacgggcccaattcggtaagaaccctcggtacgtgattctgtagtacgtgaaaggtaggaatatgcatgaaaaaccctaaaatagataaattactgaaatacctttaaaagtggaaaatttacagttttacccctaggagataaattaccgaaatacccctagagttaaattgacttaaatgcatgtttgactgttgttatttattgcatgccatgttgttattatctgatgcatgggattgggatattgacggaggaagtactgaaagtggcttgttcacgtcttggaggctttgcctcaatttatcgataaccgAAAGCAAAGAAggtcagaatcgtggagtgttaaatgggtgggttgagctattccccacatggagtgtatggctggtatgggtggagtgtagtggttggtgggttgagtagtctcccaaaatgggcttgcatatgtttactgatgttgcatgtattttgaaatgggcctatgggccatactgttatctgaataaaggGCTAagacccagtttattgtaatctgaaaagggctctggcccagtaccactattacctgaatgggcttaggcccaataggcttgaactgacttgggctttgaatgggttttccttacacactgagtttccccaaactcaccccttttattttcgtccacgcaggaaatccccaaccatagtgggcttggagctgtgagggaattcggagtggccacccgttctaaaagtttgattttcttctggtgaactggacatcctattatttacgttgaggtttgggtttttaaatgtaataaggccgcttaattatttttgatggttttaatatgtattactaagataggtattacttattttaactgttgaaattggatagctttagggcgcgttttcaaaaaaaaaaaaactacaattgatttcaaaataacgcgacaacaagcaaagcttccgcaatgaaagtattttccaaaattaatcacttttcctaaaaatgacttaatcaaatcggtttcctagaaatattcatgacgttaaggtgtggcaatggcagatgcatgtctaggattggatccgaaggagcttggtacttagcggtcagatggactcaccacctcttttcctggtttcctacccggtgcatgacttcctttcactttaacctataatggaattatcttttaaaacactaagtaagttttttctagatcaacaatataaaatgttttgaacgcttcaatgtggcatgtcggatccggtcataacgtctgggccgggttcggggtgttacattaataactatattatgtatacattttacatatatatatatattatgcatatatattttaacattatatttatatatatattatgtatctattttaatatcacattattcatacTTTTTTATATTATCCCATGTAAATACTTTCAATACTATGTTATGCATATATTTtgtctatattatatatatacttttaatactcaatactattattatgaatatatttttggtatatgtatgtgtatatatatatattttttattaatatattattatcattatttttccactttatattatattatttttatttttgcacatacttttaatatcattattatgtataaattttcaatatatatatgtatatatttatgtaataactatttttaatattattattatttttaatatgtatatagtatgtatatattttaatactatgtatatactttttattcctattattatgtatatattttaatacatatatgtatatatttatatatcgttattattagttattttatattattactatttttaatatatattgtatatatatattttaaaaaatctagtattatatgttttatatatatatgttcactaCTATTTCCTATttgcattattactattattatcatgtttaataccggatgcattattattgttttataaccattattatcacatatacattgttaatgttttatatgttatttgcTTCAGatattcttaactttttattattatttgtctgTTCCGAATTTAGCATATTAGTTCACATCTTATTTCAACATCAAtattagttttcttttacttttattttttttatttagaaatATTTTCATTCATGTTTTTAATTTCAACAAGTAAGGCAACgtatcgatttaacattaagtcatcgatttcatcgctatgttgggtgaatattgatcagctcgtgttaaaaacggaacgtccttctcaaaagaaagcgaaacttgaaatttctcgtgttttgattggatcacgattaaatattacaTTGAACTCGCATTTTTGAAAATTCAGACAACgcatgtttaataagataccaattttgggcatcgcGGGGGTGCTAAAACCTTCCCAgcgcataaccgactcccgaaccctatttttctctaaacttttgacgtagacctaaactcggccttcttttcatttaaaaaataaattttctttaaaaaaaaagaggatttattaggtgtccgatcacacctaagaaaaaggatcggtggcgactccctttctTTTTAAAATCGAAAttccatttttaaattttacaaataattgccTCAATTAGTGACCAAAagcaaatttttacgtcgctatagCTGGTGACTCCGCTGGGGACCCATTTTTGAGAGTTGAGTCtaattaaacgcgtgttgtcaaaattttcaaatttccttgttcaaattaatatttagtcgtgatcttcaagtcttgttttcaaaaatcaagcatttgcatcatgttgtaaatattttttctaacttgttttatccttTTGCTTGTTAGCTTTAAGTCTTTATAGTTTTAGCttcttttagttttaaataaaaacgaaaaggtttgtgagtttctccccacacaccgagcacttgcatttttgcataacatgagctctctacccgggctccgtccgcttaagtagaagtaaacgctatgccttcgtgagttaactcgtccctccgcacaggctagtgaatactttcgggttacatatgacttatgctttcatgagttaacttgtccttccgcataggcataagtgaatgtaatccctcgaattgaactcgtgagcttgTGATGGGCTACGACTGAGGCTTTGTACTAGTCTTAGTAGACAATAATacgaacaattcgagtacctgtctagaactgAAACCgtatatagtgaaccatacgagccacctaactagagccttGCCGAACCTCCATCCGTTAAtaatcaccaaaataagtacacgagaGAAACGCCTCTTGCCTTTCATTTCCTTTACATTGACACTGTTTATACAAAATAATTGAACCGagtagcttaatttgttgaaGTTTCCATAGTTTTTCTCAGTTTATATTTGTTGTGATTACTAACCAAGGttgtttgtctttatttttatatttcatcatgcatcataggcatcttgattaggagggtgttgattagagattgcttgccaaaaatgggtttctgatggaggagtcaattatacaagTGACTGAGAAAAATGCCGTGACTCGAGACTGGTCTTTAAAGACTCAGAAAGTGAAAGGGGACAGTTTAATGAAAGGGTGTATCTCCAACCTTCCCGAGCAAGTAGCTATAAATGTTCGTCAGAATAACCTCGAAGACTTGACTTAGATTTGGAAACAATGGGACTCAAAGACTAAGGGCATCTTCACTAAAAAGTACAGGGATATAGCTCACTTGATCACCGTCAATGTAGATGAACAgctgattcaagccatggttcgattcTGGGACCCAGCGTACCAATGTTTCACTTTCAATCACGACGATATGACTCCGACCATAGAAGAATATGCTGCTTTGTTTCGTGTtgacaatgtacaattcaacaagatatatgtgaaagagcctaagccaatgaccttcaagaaaaagctaGTGAGGTTGACCGGAATGATCGATATATGGGctgaaaaatagataaagaaaaaaaatgaagttaGTTGTGTTCCGCGGTTTTCTCTGCGAGACTTAGTTTAAAACCATCCAGATATTGCGAAGAGAATGGATCTGtttgctttggccatttacggATTGATCGTCTTCCCAAAGGTCTTGGGGCATATAGAAGTCGCGGTAgtggatttcttcgaaaggttgGGGCAAAGGATCAACCCCGTCCCAACTATCTTGGCCGATACTTTTAGATCCCTGAGTAGTTACAGGAGAAAAATGGAAGGACGTTTTATCGGATGTGCGCAGTTACTTAATGTCTGGATTCTGAGCCATTTCTAGAAAGTAGAGCGCACACCTTTCCACATGTTCTCAAAAACATTCGCCCCATTAAAGGCTTACTTTGAGAAAGATTGGCTGAAAGATGTCACCGAGCAGCAGTGGGTTTCGGTTTTTCAAAACCTACACGCTGAAGAGATAACCTGGAGAACACCATGGATTCGTCCTTCAGTTCTGATATATAAATgcggaagccaagattgggtgccTTTACTCGGATTATGGGGAAGGGTTAGATATGCTCCATTAATGGTTCAAAGGCAGTTTGCTTCACAACAGTTCATACTCGCCACTGGAGGGTTGGTACAGTCAGAGTTTGCCTTTATAGGTGAAGGTTACATGAAAAGAGTCCGAGATACTGCAAAAGCTTGGAAAGAAATTCACCTAATGGAGTTAGCTCTCTATGCTGATACTATCACTCAAGATTATGACATATGGAGAAAACGACGAGTGAATAGTCAACAAATCTCACCGACAAGTTACActttccagaatcctttctcagaAGAAATGCCATCCGACTTGAAAGTAGCGAGACATGAATTCGAACGTGAAAAGGCCAAGCTATTACGGGATATTAGTTCTCTTCAAGAGGAAAATTACCAGCTGAAGATCGGGGTCCAAATTGAAGAATCTAAAACCATTAAAGTTCAAAAAGAAGTTGAGatcgtgagaaacgacttaagagaccttcatttggaaaataaaaaattaagaaacactataaaaaaTAGTGGTTTGGGCAAGTCGTCAGCAAAATGGAAGGAAAAAATTAGCAACATCAAAGGAGGGATGGAATTCTGGAAAGGGAAAAtaaagaaagaagaggaaaaagctgCGTGTGCTATGATAGAGTTAAGAAAGAAGAATGTTGAGTATGAAACTGTGACTGCAGAATTTGTGACTAGTCAGTCCAAACGTCAAGAGCTAAGAAGGAAAGTaagagatctagaaaatatgctgccATCTCGTCAGCAACAGTTAGATATTCTTCTAAaagctctagaagaaaagaatgATCATTACGACAGAGACACTCATACTTATGAAAGAGctctccaagaaaaagaaatgcaactcggctttttgatcaatgaaattcgcaaggCAACTATGCAAGTTGTGCAATTATCGGATGAAACCGAagctctcagttgccaattccctctGAGCCAAAGATCAAGCATGTCGAGTTCTTAGAGCGAGTGAAGAAACAAGGtgatgtggctaggaaatttgtgtaactgtTGAATAAAAAAATGGCGAAACAttttgtaatagactcttttgataaatgaaatgcctaagtatggggctatcttgaaatcaacaccaaattccTGTATATTTGctcatgactaacattcattcgTCATTTATTCAACATTtgtcatttattcattcattgcACGTACATATCACCATAATCATTCATTGAGGCTAAAATTGTATAATCCGCAGTTGCGACATTACAAGTCTAGAATCACGCCATTCTTATAGGACACGCCGAAAAGCTAGAATTATGGAAGCCgagttcaatgagagaattgaaaggatggaaagggccCAAAGAGAATTGTAAGGGCAGTTGACCAAGTCACAACAGGAAGCAAGAGATTTGATGTTAATATCACGAGAGGAatcgctcgagcaaagagatcagatggcaaaaatgatggaaatgatgatagctttggtcaaaggaaaaagGACCTATGCAGAACCCTGACACTATGGAACCTCAGCCAAGAACTAATCATGATCAGGATtcgctctatcccccaggattcacttcACCTCATGCGCATGTAATACAAAGAGAATGTTCTCGAGGAGAACCTGCAAGCTTAGAGCAACGACCCGTACCCCCTGCTCATCTAGGGCAAGGTATATTCGTATCGAACCCCGAAGCTAATCCTGTCGATCCCAATGTTCCAAACTTGGATGATCCGGTAGAAATAGCCAGATTGAAAATGGATGATCATGATGTTCAGGATAAGTATAGGAGTTTGGAAGAAAGACTCAAAGTGATAGaaggtactgaagccttctctcGCATTAAGTGCTAAAGAACTCCGCTTTGGTGCCCGATCTGCTTACGCCTCCAAAATTCAAAGTACTAGATTTCGAAAAATACAatggcacgagatgtccaaaAGCGCATCTTATCATATGCTACCGGAAGATgactggttacgtgaatgaagatAAATTTCTAatacattgttttcaagatagctTGGTCGGATCGGCTCTTTgatggtataatcaacttagtagagaaaggatCCGATCATGGAAAGACTTGGGATCAGTATTTTGTGAACAATACATGCATGTATCCGACATGGTGCCTGATTGGCTAACTCTGCAGATGATGGAAAAGAAGCCAACAGAGACTTTTAGGCAATACTCATAAAGATGGAGggatatctcggcccaagtaAAACCCCCATTGACTAAAAATGAAATAACGGTCTTCTTCATCGACACTTTAAAAGCAACGTTTTATGATAAGTTGGtaggaagtgccacgaaagacttcgcagatattgtaatatctggGGAACTCATAGAAAATGCCATCAAAAGTGGAAGGATAAAAAGTTCCGAGAGCTCGAAAAGGGCAGCACCTGTAAAGAAAAAAGAGGTagaagcccatatggtgggaaCTGAGAGCCACAACACTTCTAATCCTTACCCAGTCTAGCCACGACCTCGATATCGCCCACCTCCAAACTTTTATTATCCACCCCAAAGCCCTTACTATCAAGCACCTCCTCCTTACCCCGTCTACGTCACAGATAACCAAAGACCATTTGCCATGTTCCCACCAAATACCATGCCTGCTCATAACCAACCCAAAAATGAATAAAGACCGACAAGATGCAATCTTGAAAAACCCTAGTTCACCCCAATTCCCGTGTCATACGGAGAGTTATACCCAAAACTATTGGAAAAGCAATTAATATCCCCACATTATATGGCACCCTTGAAGCCTctatacccaaaatggtacgatcctAATGCCAGTTGCATGTACCACACCGGAAACCAGGGGCATTCTACAGAAAATTGTCTGGCATTTGAAAGGACGGTTCAAGGCCTCATTGATGTAGGCATCTTACGATTTGATGGTACTAGCAATACAACTGGAAATCTGCTCCCTAACCATACTGAAAGGAATGTGAGCGCGGTGACCGAGGAAGACAAGATGTGAACCAAAAGCTACGTTTCTGAAATAAAGACACCTTTACAGAAGATATGAAAGGTGATGGTTGAAAAGAGGCTGTTTTGTCGCCCCTACAGAATTTTTAAAGAAGGAAGTATAAAAAGTCAATGTTTTTGTGACTTCCATGGTATTGAAGGGCATGACATTCAGTCTTGTGAGGAATTTAGAAAGTTACTTCAAGACATGATGAATAACAAGGAGATTGAGATCTTTAACAAAGAGGCCGATGAGGGAGAAGTATGCGCTTCTGAAAATCAATCATCAAGTTTCCCTTATAGCGTCGATCGACCATTGgtaatttattacgatgcaaAAAAGGAACAAGTGAAACcgaaaatgataattgaagtaccatcttcTTTCCCTTACAAAGGCAACAATGtggtaccatggaaatatgatgtCAACATTATCACACCTAAAGGTGAAAAAtccaaagccatgactggaagTGTTGGTGAAGTAAGATATTTTACTCGCAGTGGGAGATGCTATTCTAAAATGGTTGAACTAACAAAAAAGACGAGTGACTCGAACCAGAAAGGAAAGGCATCGATGCATGAGGCCGAGGTCGAACTTGAGACTCcgtctgaagaaaaagttaaaaggcCTGTGAATGAAGATGAAGCACATGAATTCTTGAAGTTCATCAAGCATAGTGAATATAACGTTGTGGAACAGTTAAGTAAACAATCGGcacgaatctcggtattatcCCTCTCTGTTGAATTCGTAACCACATCTAATGCTTtcttgaaagtgttaaatcaagcttatgtggcaagcaatatatctgtcgaaaagcttgataggtgggtgaataacctgaatacggataattttatttcttttagtgatgacgaAATACCGCTAAATAGTAGGGTCTCCGTAAAAGCATTGCACATCACAACCAGTTGTAAGGGTTACATAATACCGAATGTACTCATTGATAATGGGTCTGCATTCAATGTCATGCCTGTGGCCACACTTTCTAGAATTCCAATTGATCTGTCTTATCTAAGGCCTTGTTACTCCAAAGTAAGAgcattcgatgggacaagacGAGAAGTCATGGGAAAAATCGAAATTCCTCTAGAAGTGGGCCCTTATATGTATGACATCGAGTTTCAGGTCATGGACATCACGCCTTCATATAATTGCCTTTTAGGAAGGCCTTGGATCCACTTTGCTAGGGCAGTTCCTTCATCTCTCCATCAAAAAGCGAAGTTTATCATGGATAGTCTTTTGATCACTGTCGTGGATgaggaagacattgtcgcatctatctctgctgatacaTTATACCTCGAAGTAAGCAAGGATGCAGTAGAATGTTCCTTCCATACCTTTGAATTCATCAATGCTATGTTCATTGCTGAAGGAAATAAAATTCCCATGCCTAAGTTGTCGAGGAATACCAAGATGGGAGTTGAGCTGACTGTGGGAAAGGGAGCCCAagcaaggaaaggtttgggaagatATCAGCAAGGGATAGTTAGAGCTCTAAAACCAGTACCCCATAAGGCTTGATATGGTTTAGGTTTCGAACCGGATATGCGACAAAGAAGAAAATAGTTGCAGAAAGATCTAGATAGGCAGATTGCAAGAGCCTTAGGCCGAGaattagaatgggagcccataacgtaccctcctttgtcaaaaacatttacatctgcaggaatgatataccccgggcaagataatccacgaagcacgctgttattaattgaaaggggtcttcagaatgtcagtataaatgtcattgacaaaaggaagtgatgcaattaaagatgtttcaacgatacgcccttgtcctcctggattcgttttgaataattggactgctgttgatctccttgtagtttctaagtcttctccagagtaatgctcaatgttaacactcttctttttgtgtgtccctaagtaatagatggattcttttgtaagagcttatgatttgctctttatcatttaaatgaacattaatgaagatgcattttgtcatggtcTTTACATTCTAGTtaacttcataatttttccctcttATCACAGCTTGTCATTGTATATATCTCACGTCATACCATGCTTGTTGGTCccaatactttgatgctcctctatagttttcttttccattcaatttttaggtgctcagatatcaacaatatgaacaaacccgttacaaatCTTGAAATCAATTTCGAGAaggctatttgtttaggagagtTCAAAGCTG
This is a stretch of genomic DNA from Gossypium arboreum isolate Shixiya-1 chromosome 11, ASM2569848v2, whole genome shotgun sequence. It encodes these proteins:
- the LOC128283930 gene encoding uncharacterized protein LOC128283930, translating into MVEKRLFCRPYRIFKEGSIKSQCFCDFHGIEGHDIQSCEEFRKLLQDMMNNKEIEIFNKEADEGEVCASENQSSSFPYSVDRPLVIYYDAKKEQVKPKMIIEVPSSFPYKGNNVVPWKYDVNIITPKGEKSKAMTGSVGEVRYFTRSGRCYSKMVELTKKTSDSNQKGKASMHEAEVELETPSEEKVKRPVNEDEAHEFLKFIKHSEYNVVEQLSKQSARISVLSLSVEFVTTSNAFLKVDDEIPLNSRVSVKALHITTSCKGYIIPNVLIDNGSAFNVMPVATLSRIPIDLSYLRPCYSKVRAFDGTRREVMGKIEIPLEVGPYMYDIEFQVMDITPSYNCLLGRPWIHFARAVPSSLHQKAKFIMDSLLITVVDEEDIVASISADTLYLEVSKDAVECSFHTFEFINAMFIAEGNKIPMPKLSRNTKMGVELTVGKGAQARKGLGRYQQGIVRALKPVPHKA